A portion of the Lolium rigidum isolate FL_2022 chromosome 1, APGP_CSIRO_Lrig_0.1, whole genome shotgun sequence genome contains these proteins:
- the LOC124696949 gene encoding uncharacterized protein LOC124696949, producing the protein MEDAPDQSARALPAGECEWREELRQQQSQVEALRDRLVEVKVGMRRSEDDSGQELEHLCRRVKAIATLLAYLKSKARIMAIPHLAHTSCGIRTQDGVGFVDRHGVPLADWSKAAEAGSCEGTDANEGDGDVDDILKSIRVVTDVMESLVKRVIVAESETANEKEKVRIGLEEIRRKTMQVESMSVKVEEMEKFAVGTNGMLNDMRQRVEDMVLETTRQRQRAAENEEELSRVKTDFESLRTYVSTLVSVRETLLSSEKQFETMEKLFDRLVARTNQLETEKAQKEAEVQKVMEENVRLRAMVDKKDAQLQAMSEQCKFMALNRPN; encoded by the exons ATGGAGGATGCCCCTGACCAGAGCGCCCGCGCCCTGCCGGCCGGGGAGTGCGAATGGAGGGAGGAGCTGCGGCAGCAGCAGTCGCAGGTCGAGGCGCTGCGGGACCGGCTGGTGGAGGTGAAGGTCGGGATGCGGCGCTCCGAGGACGACTCCGGCCAGGAGCTGGAGCACCTGTGCCGCAGGGTGAAGGCCATCGCCACCCTGCTAGCCTACCTCAAGTCCAAGGCCAGGATCATGGCCATACCGCACCTCGCGCACACGTCCTGCGGGATCAGGACCCAGGACGGCGTGGGCTTCGTCGACCGGCACGGGGTGCCGCTGGCCGACTGGTCCAAGGCTGCCGAGGCCGGGTCCTGTGAGGGCACCGATGCCAACGAGGGGGATGGAGATGTCGACGATATCCTCAAGTCCATCCGCGTGGTGACCGACGTCATGGAGTCGCTTGTGAAGAGGGTCATTGTGGCTGAATCCGAGACCGCTAATGAGAAAGAGAAGGTGAGGATTGGGTTGGAGGAGATCAGGAGGAAGACCATGCAGGTCGAGTCCATGTCGGTGAAAGTCGAGGAGATGGAGAAGTTTGCGGTCGGTACGAATGGCATGCTGAATGATATGAGGCAGCGGGTTGAAGATATGGTGCTGGAGACCACTCGGCAGAGGCAGCGCGCTGCTGAGAATGAGGAGGAGCTTAGCCGTGTGAAGACCGACTTTGAGTCGCTCAGGACTTATGTCAGCACGCTCGTCAGCGTCAGAGAAACTCTTCTTTCGTCGGAGAAGCAGTTCGAGACGATGGAAAAGCTTTTTGACAG GCTAGTCGCGAGGACTAACCAGCTCGAGACGGAGAAAGCGCAGAAAGAAGCCGAAGTCCAGAAGGTGATGGAGGAAAACGTGAGGCTACGTGCCATGGTAGACAAGAAGGACGCGCAGCTCCAGGCGATGAGCGAGCAGTGCAAGTTCATGGCGCTCAACCGTCCAAACTAG
- the LOC124696959 gene encoding translocon-associated protein subunit alpha-like yields the protein MAVRVWLSAILLAFLLAASPIAQVAGTQSEEDAAMAEVVESADLGYVGDDTPVSSDAPLTPAPGVETVCVFPKNAGKIVPAGEETELLVGLQNDGESTLNVVAVHSTLHLPYDHRMYGQNLTVQSFYNASVPVSVQATFPYTFAVSKFLQPGAYDLVGYIVYEIDQHPYQNVFYNGTIEVVEVGGLLSVESVFLITLGIALLGLFGLWAYGQVQQLSKKTKKGPKVETGTGTTDANMDEWLEGTAFAKEKAKKNK from the exons ATGGCGGTTAGGGTTTGGCTCTCCGCCATCCTGCtcgccttcctcctcgccgcATCCCCCATCGCCCAAG TTGCTGGAACTCAGTCAGAGGAAGATGCTGCTATGGCAGAAGTTGTCGAGAGTGCTGATCTAGGATATGTCGGTGATGACACTCCGGTTTCCAGTGATGCACCTTTGACCCCCGCTCCTGGTGTGGAGACTGTATGTGTCTTCCCCAAAAATGCTGGCAAAA TTGTACCAGCAGGTGAAGAAACTGAGCTATTGGTTGGCCTGCAAAATGACG GTGAATCAACTTTAAATGTTGTTGCTGTTCATTCAACTCTCCACCTTCCTTACGATCATCGTATGTATGGCCAAAACCTTACTGTCCAG AGTTTCTACAATGCATCAGTTCCCGTCTCTGTGCAAGCAACCTTTCCCTATACATTTGCCGTGAGCAAGTTCTTGCAG CCTGGGGCATATGATCTTGTTGGTTACATAGTGTATGAAATCGATCAGCACCCGTACCAGAATGTCTTCTACAATGGCACCATTGAGGTTGTTGAGGTTGGAGGTTTACTCAGTGTTGAATCTGTGTTCCTTATTACCCTTGGAATTGCACTTCTTGGTCTCTTTGGATTGTGGGCTTATGGTCAAGTGCAGCAGCTCTCAAAG AAAACAAAGAAGGGCCCCAAGGTGGAAACAGGAACTGGAACAACTGATGCCAACATGGATGAGTGGCTGGAG GGTACTGCGTTTGCAAAGGAGAAAGCCAAGAAAAATAAATAG
- the LOC124684024 gene encoding nudC domain-containing protein 2-like: protein MYIELPKNVPAKLIHCVIQAGHVEVGIRGNPPYLNHDLMLPVKTDSSFWTIEDGELHITLQKREKGKTWASPIQGQGSLDPYAADQEQKRLMLQRFQEENPGFDFSQAQFSGTCPDPRTFMGGIHTD, encoded by the exons ATGTACATCGAGCTCCCCAAGAACGTGCCTGCCAAACTGATCCACTGCGTGATCCAGGCCGGCCACGTCGAGGTCGGCATCCGCGGCAACCCGCCCTACCTCAAC CATGACCTTATGCTCCCCGTGAAGACCGATTCATCTTTCTGGACAATAG AGGATGGTGAATTGCATATCACTCTGCAGAAAAGGGAAAAGGGGAAAACATGGGCATCTCCAATACAAGGTCAAGGTAGCTTAGATCCATATGCTGCAGACCAGGAACAAAAACGTCTTATGCTACAAAGGTTTCAAGAAGAG AATCCTGGGTTTGACTTCTCGCAAGCTCAGTTCAGCGGTACCTGCCCTGACCCAAGGACCTTCATGGGTGGAATTCACACTGATTGA